From one Mobula birostris isolate sMobBir1 chromosome 20, sMobBir1.hap1, whole genome shotgun sequence genomic stretch:
- the LOC140185356 gene encoding probable G-protein coupled receptor 139 — protein MNLVAIVILSGGKCGLSTCTTCYLVAMAAADLFSIVTQVILSRLKWRYFPDSFLSITPVCSVIDVLTFTATDCSVWFTVTFTFDRFVAICCQKLKTKYCTGKTATVVLTTTGVLFCLKNVPRYFAWEPRMIIDNVPWFCEIPDNIFTDPGWVGYDWFDTVLTPFLPFAGILLLNALTVRHILAASRVRKGLKGQSKGENRSDPEMESRRRSMVLLFTLSGSFILLWITIVVNFIYYQVSGKGFDFNDSEWIFHYFGVLLSDFSCCTNTFIYAVTQSKFREQIIKAMKYPVTSVLHFINKDAS, from the exons A tgaatttagtggcgattgtgatcctgtccggGGGAAAGTGCGGGCTCTCCACCTGCACCACttgctacctggtggccatggcagcggccgatctattCAGCATTGTCACCCAGGTCATTTTGTCACGACTCAAATGGCGTTACTTCCCGGACAGTTTTCTGAGCATCACCCCTGTGTGCAGTGTTATCGATGTACTGACGTtcacagccacagactgttctgtctggttcaccgtcactttcacctttgatcggtttgttgccatttgctgtcagaagctgaaaacaaaatattgcaccgggaaaactgcgacTGTGGTTCTAACAACAACCGGCGTACTGTTCTGTCTGAAAAACGTTCCCCGATACTTCGCATGGGAACCCCGGATGATAATTGACAACGTACCGTGGTTCTGTGAGATCCCAGACAACATTTTCACTGACCCCGGGTGGGTGGGTTATGACTGGTTTGATACGGTTTTAACTCCGTtcctccctttcgctgggatcctgctgctcaacgctctgacagtcagacacattttagcggccagtcgggtccgtaaggggctgaagggtcagagcaagggggagaaccgcagtgacccggagatggagagcaggaggagatccatggttttactcttcaccctctccggcagcttcatcctcctgtggataACAATTGTTGTCAATTTCATATATTATCAGGTCTCAGGGAAAGGATTcgatttcaatgattctgaatggATTTTTCACTACTTCGGGGTTTTGCTGAGTGATttcagctgctgcacaaacacgtttatttacgcggtgactcagTCAAAATTCAGGGAGCAGATAATTAAGGCGATGAAATATCCGGTCACCTCGGTGCTTCATTTTATTAATAAAGACGCGTCCTGA